One genomic segment of Manis pentadactyla isolate mManPen7 chromosome 1, mManPen7.hap1, whole genome shotgun sequence includes these proteins:
- the TMIE gene encoding transmembrane inner ear expressed protein isoform X2 encodes MGAAGGPGTRHRGRISDAHSHAACDQTATAEGRRARASPRTNPASGIAPFPGPAAEPSVTMAQHWRGAEPRWALGGAVLGVCLAGVAGQLVEEHLFSQLIKGNCIGVIFLPSTYSLSKGLAEPGGSREAPERWPGLESMVPTHSSPAAIILHHVVGSDGGWGLHVSEFRPPVDRYPTCCPLPKTPVGMRV; translated from the exons ATGGGGGCGGCGGGCGGCCCAGGAACCAGACACCGAGGACGAATAAGTGATGCTCACTCGCACGCAGCCTGCGACCAGACCGCCACCGCCGAGGGCCGGCGGGCCAGGGCCAGTCCCAGGACCAACCCGGCCAGCGGCATCGCTCCGTTCCCCGGACCTGCTGCCGAGCCGAGCGTGACGATGGCGCAGCATTGGCGAGGCGCGGAGCCCCGCTGGGCACTGGGCGGCGCCGTGCTGGGGGTTTGTCTCGCGGGGGTCGCCGGGCAGCTGGTGGAG GAACACCTCTTCTCCCAGCTCATCAAGGGAAACTGCATTGGAGTCATCTTCCTGCCATCTACCTACAGCCTAAGCAAGGGCTTGGCTGAGCCTGGGGGATCCAGGGAAGCACCAGAAAGATGGCCAGGGCTCGAATCCATGGTACCCACCCACTCCAGCCCTGCCGCCATCATCCTCCATCATGTTGTAGGCTCTGATGGAGGCTGGGGCCTCCATGTCTCAGAGTTCAGACCCCCAGTAGATAGATACCCAACTTGTTGCCCTCTACCAAAGACCCCTGTGGGGATGAGAGTATAA